In Nicotiana tabacum cultivar K326 chromosome 11, ASM71507v2, whole genome shotgun sequence, a single window of DNA contains:
- the LOC107827196 gene encoding BTB/POZ domain-containing protein DOT3-like isoform X1, with the protein MHKSIQLDQPDKPPNDSNGTNHVHNQRIVETETADGFKKKEQSWFATCQIPTDLSIQVEDVTFHVHKYPLVSKCGYLRTIELPRPNSHLGYDLKLEKFPGGSGTFEIILKFCYGLPISLNPDNVAATRCASEFLDMTEAMEDGNLIAKIEAFFTFVVLSSWNDTITVLRSCEILSPWAENLQMVRRCCDSIISKISRGNSAEEKLIEENWWFKDVTSLHINHFLRIITALRAKEMNPEIIGSCIICYGEKWLPSTDTKTEETGNYGNRIIDFHFMSGRKQETKIGQNKERRTIIESLVSILPPQKEAVPCKFLLWMLKKAIVYAPSPVLVFELEKRISMVLENATVNDLLIPTNSVGEQTIDSTEKQTMHNLEAVQRILDYFLIYEKQQLQQQGLKSTASNISKLVDSYLAEIASDPNVSIDKFQILAESLPLEARASHDGLYRAIDTYLKTHPSLSEHDRQRLCKIMNCGKLSLDACTHAAQNDRLPLRIVIQVLFSEQVKMKAAIQGKDHITSDDESDKESSQSPSKKEVKSLKEELEKIKIQMEELQRDYSELQHNYEKVNNKNTKTSWTFGWRKMKKSAHSNGKLDSEVTEEGHNRSNVGCKACSRRRQSIS; encoded by the exons ATGCACAAGTCCATTCAGCTGGATCAGCCAGACAAACCCCCAAATGATTCTAATGGTACTAACCACGTCCACAACCAACGTATAGTTGAAACTGAAACAGCTGACGGCTTCAAGAAGAAAGAACAATCATG GTTTGCGACTTGTCAGATTCCAACTGATCTCTCAATTCAAGTTGAAGATGTCACCTTCCACGTTCACAAG TATCCACTGGTTTCAAAGTGTGGCTACCTAAGAACAATTGAGCTTCCGCGGCCAAATTCACATTTAGGTTATGACCTCAAGCTTGAAAAGTTTCCAGGCGGATCTGGAACTTTTGAGATCATATTGAAATTCTGTTATGGCCTGCCTATAAGCCTGAACCCTGACAATGTCGCAGCAACAAGATGTGCCTCAGAATTTCTAGATATGACCGAAGCAATGGAAGATGGAAATTTAATTGCTAAGATAGAAGCCTTCTTCACATTTGTAGTCCTCTCATCATGGAATGACACCATCACTGTCCTTAGATCATGTGAGATTCTATCACCATGGGCAGAAAACCTTCAGATGGTTAGAAGATGTTGCGACTCAATCATTTCGAAGATTTCCAGAGGAAATTCAGCTGAGGAGAAGCTGATTGAAGAGAATTGGTGGTTCAAAGATGTTACTAGTCTCCATATTAACCATTTCTTACGGATAATCACAGCACTGCGGGCAAAAGAAATGAACCCTGAAATCATTGGCTCATGTATAATATGCTACGGGGAAAAATGGTTGCCAAGCACAGACACGAAAACAGAAGAAACGGGAAATTATGGTAACAGAATAATTGATTTTCATTTCATGAGTGGGAGGAAGCAAGAAACGAAGATTGGACAGAATAAGGAGCGTAGGACAATCATAGAGAGTCTTGTTAGTATACTGCCTCCTCAAAAGGAAGCTGTTCCTTGCAAGTTCCTCCTGTGGATGTTAAAGAAGGCTATTGTGTATGCACCATCACCAGTCCTAGTTTTTGAGCTCGAGAAAAGAATCAGCATGGTGCTGGAAAATGCCACGGTGAATGACCTTCTGATCCCTACTAATTCAGTAGGCGAACAAACAATAGA TTCAACTGAAAAACAGACTATGCACAATTTAGAAGCTGTACAAAGGATTTTGGATTATTTCTTGATATACGAAAAACAACAGCTACAGCAACAAGGATTGAAGTCTACAGCATCGAATATCAGTAAACTGGTTGACAGCTACCTAGCAGAAATTGCAAGTGATCCCAATGTCTCCATCGACAAGTTCCAAATTTTAGCTGAATCTTTGCCACTAGAAGCTCGAGCAAGTCACGATGGCCTCTATCGAGCCATTGATACATACCTCAAg ACTCATCCTTCACTGTCAGAGCATGACCGCCAAAGGCTGTGCAAGATTATGAACTGTGGGAAGTTGTCACTTGACGCATGCACACATGCAGCACAAAATGACAGGTTGCCTCTAAGGATTGTTATCCAG GTTTTGTTCTCAGAGCAAGTGAAGATGAAGGCTGCAATACAAGGGAAAGATCATATAACAAGTGATGACGAGTCAGACAAGGAAAGTAGTCAGTCACCTTCCAAGAAGGAGGTCAAGTCCCTTAAAGAAGAACTTGAAAAAATAAAGATACAAATGGAAGAGCTTCAGAGGGACTACTCGGAACTGCAACACAATTATGAAAAAGTAaacaacaaaaatacaaaaacaagcTGGACATTTGGGTGGAGAAAGATGAAAAAATCTGCTCATTCCAATGGAAAATTGGATAGTGAAGTAACTGAAGAAGGCCATAATAGATCAAATGTAGGCTGCAAAGCATGCTCTCGTCGAAGGCAGTCTATATCCTAA
- the LOC107827196 gene encoding BTB/POZ domain-containing protein DOT3-like isoform X2 produces the protein MHKSIQLDQPDKPPNDSNGTNHVHNQRIVETETADGFKKKEQSWFATCQIPTDLSIQVEDVTFHVHKYPLVSKCGYLRTIELPRPNSHLGYDLKLEKFPGGSGTFEIILKFCYGLPISLNPDNVAATRCASEFLDMTEAMEDGNLIAKIEAFFTFVVLSSWNDTITVLRSCEILSPWAENLQMVRRCCDSIISKISRGNSAEEKLIEENWWFKDVTSLHINHFLRIITALRAKEMNPEIIGSCIICYGEKWLPSTDTKTEETGNYGNRIIDFHFMSGRKQETKIGQNKERRTIIESLVSILPPQKEAVPCKFLLWMLKKAIVYAPSPVLVFELEKRISMVLENATVNDLLIPTNSVGEQTIDSTEKQTMHNLEAVQRILDYFLIYEKQQLQQQGLKSTASNISKLVDSYLAEIASDPNVSIDKFQILAESLPLEARASHDGLYRAIDTYLKVLFSEQVKMKAAIQGKDHITSDDESDKESSQSPSKKEVKSLKEELEKIKIQMEELQRDYSELQHNYEKVNNKNTKTSWTFGWRKMKKSAHSNGKLDSEVTEEGHNRSNVGCKACSRRRQSIS, from the exons ATGCACAAGTCCATTCAGCTGGATCAGCCAGACAAACCCCCAAATGATTCTAATGGTACTAACCACGTCCACAACCAACGTATAGTTGAAACTGAAACAGCTGACGGCTTCAAGAAGAAAGAACAATCATG GTTTGCGACTTGTCAGATTCCAACTGATCTCTCAATTCAAGTTGAAGATGTCACCTTCCACGTTCACAAG TATCCACTGGTTTCAAAGTGTGGCTACCTAAGAACAATTGAGCTTCCGCGGCCAAATTCACATTTAGGTTATGACCTCAAGCTTGAAAAGTTTCCAGGCGGATCTGGAACTTTTGAGATCATATTGAAATTCTGTTATGGCCTGCCTATAAGCCTGAACCCTGACAATGTCGCAGCAACAAGATGTGCCTCAGAATTTCTAGATATGACCGAAGCAATGGAAGATGGAAATTTAATTGCTAAGATAGAAGCCTTCTTCACATTTGTAGTCCTCTCATCATGGAATGACACCATCACTGTCCTTAGATCATGTGAGATTCTATCACCATGGGCAGAAAACCTTCAGATGGTTAGAAGATGTTGCGACTCAATCATTTCGAAGATTTCCAGAGGAAATTCAGCTGAGGAGAAGCTGATTGAAGAGAATTGGTGGTTCAAAGATGTTACTAGTCTCCATATTAACCATTTCTTACGGATAATCACAGCACTGCGGGCAAAAGAAATGAACCCTGAAATCATTGGCTCATGTATAATATGCTACGGGGAAAAATGGTTGCCAAGCACAGACACGAAAACAGAAGAAACGGGAAATTATGGTAACAGAATAATTGATTTTCATTTCATGAGTGGGAGGAAGCAAGAAACGAAGATTGGACAGAATAAGGAGCGTAGGACAATCATAGAGAGTCTTGTTAGTATACTGCCTCCTCAAAAGGAAGCTGTTCCTTGCAAGTTCCTCCTGTGGATGTTAAAGAAGGCTATTGTGTATGCACCATCACCAGTCCTAGTTTTTGAGCTCGAGAAAAGAATCAGCATGGTGCTGGAAAATGCCACGGTGAATGACCTTCTGATCCCTACTAATTCAGTAGGCGAACAAACAATAGA TTCAACTGAAAAACAGACTATGCACAATTTAGAAGCTGTACAAAGGATTTTGGATTATTTCTTGATATACGAAAAACAACAGCTACAGCAACAAGGATTGAAGTCTACAGCATCGAATATCAGTAAACTGGTTGACAGCTACCTAGCAGAAATTGCAAGTGATCCCAATGTCTCCATCGACAAGTTCCAAATTTTAGCTGAATCTTTGCCACTAGAAGCTCGAGCAAGTCACGATGGCCTCTATCGAGCCATTGATACATACCTCAAg GTTTTGTTCTCAGAGCAAGTGAAGATGAAGGCTGCAATACAAGGGAAAGATCATATAACAAGTGATGACGAGTCAGACAAGGAAAGTAGTCAGTCACCTTCCAAGAAGGAGGTCAAGTCCCTTAAAGAAGAACTTGAAAAAATAAAGATACAAATGGAAGAGCTTCAGAGGGACTACTCGGAACTGCAACACAATTATGAAAAAGTAaacaacaaaaatacaaaaacaagcTGGACATTTGGGTGGAGAAAGATGAAAAAATCTGCTCATTCCAATGGAAAATTGGATAGTGAAGTAACTGAAGAAGGCCATAATAGATCAAATGTAGGCTGCAAAGCATGCTCTCGTCGAAGGCAGTCTATATCCTAA
- the LOC107827197 gene encoding uncharacterized protein LOC107827197 translates to MGSRLGRRVVNFANFPLKLLMPSSFSNITEISLKTIPSASKIEIKRVLESLYIFEVEKVQTLNMDGKKKKRGGLLIAKPDYKKAYVTLKNPLSISSDLYPVRILEEEKKNTSKKSKSSIVEDDEPKKMHWLDGKKYGRSKSETSTSRGYDGDRSNVGAAPAKFAWSSMRSYAAR, encoded by the exons ATGGGAAGTCGTTTGGGAAGAAGAGTTGTGAACTTTGCTAATTTCCCCCTTAAGCTCCTCATGCCTTCCTCTTTCTCTAATATCACTGAAATTTCCCTCAAAACAATCCCCTCTGCTTCAAAG ATTGAGATAAAGAGAGTTTTGGAGTCACTATACATATTTGAGGTGGAGAAGGTCCAAACCCTTAACATggatgggaagaagaagaagagaggtgGGTTGTTGATAGCTAAACCAGACTATAAAAAAGCATATGTTACTCTTAAGAACCCGTTGTCTATCTCATCGGACCTATATCCAGTCCGGATACTCGAAGAGGAGAAGAAGAATACGAGCAAGAAATCAAAATCTAGCATTGTTGAGGATGATGAACCTAAGAAGATGCATTGGCTTGACGGGAAGAAATATGGGAGGTCTAAATCAGAGACGAGCACTAGTCGTGGCTATGATGGAGATCGGAGTAATGTTGGTGCAGCACCGGCGAAGTTCGCATGGAGCAGTATGAGGTCTTATGCTGCTAGGTAG